The following proteins are co-located in the Noviherbaspirillum sp. UKPF54 genome:
- a CDS encoding ABC transporter permease → MTTSAIAPAIDLPIAEPSTAQLKRELHRAQLRKRLSAIALIAPLMIFLLVVFVAPIAILLKRAVENPEVADTLPNTVVALKGWKRTGTPPDAAYAALAADLAVAREHSTAGNLARRVNSELPGARSVIMKTARAMPLQGADGKPMTPQETRQALIDIDEQWGKPEYWQVIAKNGSRYSPYYLLASLDLRQDGMGNIVHMDEDQSAYQQIFMRTFVISLGVTLFCLLLGYPLAYWLSTMPERRANLFMILVLIPFWTSILVRVAAWMVLLQSEGLVNKTLMALHLTNSPLELLFNRTGVYISMTHILLPFMILPMYSVMKSIPPSYMRAAVSLGSHPFAAFWRVYVPQTYPGIGAGALLVFILALGYYITPALLGGTNEQMVSYYVAYFINVTINWGMACALGALLFAATLVLYGVYRRFAKMDVSMG, encoded by the coding sequence ATGACTACTTCCGCAATCGCTCCGGCCATCGATCTGCCCATCGCCGAGCCATCTACCGCGCAGCTGAAGCGCGAACTGCATCGGGCTCAATTGCGCAAGCGCCTGTCAGCCATTGCGCTGATCGCGCCGCTGATGATTTTCCTGCTGGTTGTATTCGTCGCGCCGATTGCGATCCTGCTCAAGCGTGCCGTCGAAAACCCGGAAGTCGCAGACACCCTGCCCAACACCGTGGTGGCGCTGAAGGGCTGGAAGCGCACCGGCACGCCGCCGGACGCCGCGTATGCCGCGCTGGCTGCCGATCTTGCCGTCGCACGCGAGCACAGCACCGCCGGCAATCTGGCGCGCCGCGTCAACAGCGAACTGCCCGGCGCCCGCTCCGTCATCATGAAAACCGCGCGCGCCATGCCGCTGCAAGGCGCCGACGGAAAACCGATGACGCCGCAGGAAACCAGGCAGGCGCTGATCGACATCGATGAGCAATGGGGCAAACCGGAATACTGGCAGGTGATTGCCAAGAACGGCTCGCGCTATTCGCCATACTATCTGCTCGCATCGCTCGACCTGCGCCAGGACGGCATGGGCAACATCGTGCACATGGACGAGGATCAGTCTGCCTACCAGCAGATTTTCATGCGCACCTTCGTCATCAGCCTTGGCGTGACCCTGTTCTGCCTGCTGCTCGGGTATCCGCTTGCATACTGGCTGTCGACCATGCCGGAACGGCGCGCCAACCTGTTCATGATCCTGGTGCTGATCCCGTTCTGGACCTCGATCCTGGTGCGCGTCGCCGCCTGGATGGTGTTGCTGCAGTCGGAAGGATTGGTCAACAAGACCCTGATGGCGCTGCACCTGACCAACTCGCCGCTGGAGTTGCTGTTCAATCGCACTGGCGTGTATATCTCGATGACGCACATCCTGCTGCCGTTCATGATCCTGCCGATGTACAGCGTGATGAAATCGATCCCGCCGTCTTACATGCGCGCCGCGGTCTCGCTCGGCAGCCATCCGTTCGCCGCGTTCTGGCGCGTGTACGTGCCGCAGACCTATCCGGGCATCGGCGCCGGCGCGCTGCTGGTGTTCATCCTCGCGCTTGGCTACTACATCACGCCGGCGCTGTTGGGCGGTACCAACGAACAGATGGTCAGCTACTACGTCGCCTACTTCATCAATGTGACGATCAACTGGGGCATGGCGTGCGCGCTGGGGGCTCTGCTGTTCGCGGCAACGCTGGTGCTGTACGGCGTGTACCGGCGCTTCGCCAAGATGGACGTGAGCATGGGATGA
- a CDS encoding ABC transporter substrate-binding protein, whose product MKNALKPILLAAAMAAGFAHAGEMTVVNFGGANGLAQKAAYVEPFQKASGNKVTVVEYNGEMAKLKAMVETKKVSWDLVEIESGEIGRACDEGLLEKIDISKIGKKEDFMPAAIHECGLGAFVWSTVLGYNADKLKTPPTSWADFWDVKKFPGKRGLRKGARFNMEFALMADGVAPKEVYNVLSTKAGVDRAFKKLDELKGNIQWWEAGAQPPQFLVAGDVVMSSVYNGRIDAAQREGKNLAISWNGSVYDLDYWVIPKGAKNKDVAEKFIAYSSTPEAQHVYATKIAYGPVNNYAFKRMDYKLLSQLPTSSTNAKTAVQANLKFWADHGEELEQRFAAWAAK is encoded by the coding sequence ATGAAAAACGCACTCAAACCGATCCTGCTGGCTGCCGCCATGGCCGCCGGCTTTGCCCATGCCGGCGAAATGACCGTAGTCAATTTCGGCGGCGCCAATGGCCTGGCGCAGAAGGCCGCCTATGTCGAGCCGTTCCAGAAAGCGAGCGGCAACAAGGTGACGGTCGTCGAATACAACGGCGAAATGGCCAAGCTCAAGGCGATGGTCGAGACCAAGAAGGTGAGCTGGGACCTGGTCGAGATCGAATCCGGCGAAATCGGCCGCGCCTGCGACGAAGGGTTGCTGGAAAAGATCGATATCAGCAAGATCGGCAAGAAGGAAGACTTCATGCCGGCCGCTATCCATGAATGCGGCCTCGGCGCGTTCGTCTGGTCGACCGTTCTCGGCTATAACGCCGACAAGCTGAAGACGCCGCCGACGAGCTGGGCGGACTTCTGGGACGTCAAGAAATTCCCGGGCAAGCGCGGCCTGCGCAAGGGCGCTCGCTTCAACATGGAATTCGCGCTGATGGCCGACGGCGTGGCGCCGAAGGAAGTCTACAACGTCCTGTCCACCAAGGCCGGTGTCGATCGCGCATTCAAGAAGCTCGACGAGCTGAAGGGAAATATCCAGTGGTGGGAAGCCGGCGCGCAGCCGCCGCAATTCCTGGTAGCGGGCGACGTGGTGATGTCTTCCGTGTATAACGGCCGCATCGACGCCGCCCAGCGCGAAGGCAAGAACCTCGCCATTTCCTGGAACGGTTCGGTTTACGATCTCGATTACTGGGTGATTCCGAAGGGCGCGAAGAACAAGGACGTCGCGGAAAAATTCATCGCCTACTCCAGCACGCCGGAAGCGCAGCATGTCTATGCAACCAAGATCGCCTATGGTCCGGTGAACAACTACGCGTTCAAGCGCATGGATTACAAGCTGCTGTCGCAGTTGCCCACATCGTCCACCAATGCCAAGACTGCGGTGCAGGCTAACCTGAAGTTCTGGGCCGATCACGGCGAAGAACTGGAACAGCGCTTTGCCGCCTGGGCCGCGAAGTAA
- a CDS encoding ABC transporter ATP-binding protein — protein sequence MIHTEKRDTLVEFRGVKKTYDGEHLVVKHLDLNIERGEFLTLLGPSGSGKTTCLMMLAGFEFPTGGEIRLDGQLLNKVPPHKRNIGMVFQNYALFPHMTVAQNVAYPLTVRGVDSSTRAAKVKQALDMVQMGKFADRYPAQLSGGQQQRIALARALVFEPKLVLMDEPLGALDKQLREHMQLELKALHQRLGVTFVYVTHDQSEALTMSDRVAVFDQGVIQQLAVVDELYEYPQNQFVAGFIGDNNRLTGTVANVAGGQCAMRLPDGSLLEGLNINAAQAGQQVTACVRPERIHLHSGDTAVPNALLATVSDMIYFGDHVRVRCALNKQDDCFVKIALNDKALPGLETGMPVRLGIEPERLRIFS from the coding sequence GTGATACATACAGAAAAGCGCGACACGCTGGTCGAATTCCGCGGCGTCAAGAAGACCTATGACGGCGAACACCTGGTCGTCAAGCACCTCGACCTCAACATCGAGCGCGGCGAATTCCTGACCCTGCTTGGGCCATCGGGCTCGGGCAAGACCACCTGCCTGATGATGCTGGCCGGGTTCGAATTCCCGACCGGCGGCGAAATCCGGCTCGACGGCCAGCTGCTCAACAAGGTGCCGCCGCACAAGCGCAACATCGGCATGGTGTTCCAGAACTACGCGCTGTTCCCGCACATGACGGTGGCGCAGAACGTCGCCTATCCGCTGACCGTGCGCGGCGTCGACAGCAGCACGCGCGCGGCCAAGGTGAAACAGGCGCTCGACATGGTCCAGATGGGGAAATTTGCCGACCGCTATCCGGCGCAACTGTCGGGCGGCCAGCAGCAGCGCATCGCACTGGCACGCGCGCTCGTATTCGAACCCAAGCTGGTGTTGATGGACGAACCGCTGGGCGCGCTTGACAAGCAATTGCGCGAGCACATGCAGCTGGAACTGAAGGCGCTGCACCAGCGCCTCGGCGTCACCTTCGTCTACGTCACCCACGACCAGAGCGAGGCGCTCACCATGAGCGACCGCGTCGCGGTATTCGACCAGGGCGTGATTCAGCAGCTGGCGGTGGTCGACGAGCTGTATGAATACCCGCAGAATCAGTTCGTTGCCGGCTTCATCGGCGACAACAACCGTCTGACCGGCACCGTGGCGAATGTCGCCGGCGGCCAGTGCGCCATGCGCCTGCCGGATGGCAGCCTGCTGGAAGGCCTGAACATCAATGCAGCGCAAGCCGGCCAGCAGGTGACCGCCTGCGTACGGCCGGAGCGCATCCACTTGCACTCGGGCGACACGGCAGTGCCCAATGCGCTGCTCGCCACCGTGTCCGACATGATCTATTTCGGCGACCACGTGCGCGTGCGCTGTGCGCTCAACAAGCAGGATGACTGCTTCGTCAAGATCGCGCTCAACGACAAGGCCTTGCCCGGGCTCGAAACCGGCATGCCGGTCCGGCTGGGCATCGAGCCGGAGCGCCTGCGCATCTTCAGCTAA
- a CDS encoding 4-aminobutyrate--2-oxoglutarate transaminase, protein MKNADLQKRKDNATPRGVGVMCQFYADRASNAEIWDVENRRYIDFAAGIAVLNTGHRHPKLMKAIEQQLGRFTHTAYQIVPYESYVELAERINAITPGNHPKKTALFSTGAEAVENAIKIARAATGRSAVIAFTGGFHGRTMMGMALTGKVVPYKVGFGPFPGEVYHAPFPIEMQGVSTEDSLAALQYLFKADVDPKRVAAIILEPVQGEGGFYAAPVDFMRALRELCNQHGILLIADEVQTGFARTGKLFAMEHYGVVPDLMTMAKSLAGGMPLSAVCGRAEIMDAPAPGGLGGTYAGNPLAVASALAVLEVIEEEKLVERAERLGMQLKEKLHSLRKKVPQIADVRGLGAMVAVEFKKPGTGEADADFAKKVQTCALQKGLLLLICGVYSNVIRFLFPLTIGDDVMDEALGILEAALLEA, encoded by the coding sequence ATGAAAAACGCTGATTTACAAAAGCGCAAGGACAATGCGACGCCGCGCGGCGTCGGAGTGATGTGCCAGTTCTATGCGGACCGCGCCTCCAACGCCGAAATCTGGGACGTGGAGAACCGCCGCTATATCGACTTCGCCGCCGGCATCGCCGTGCTCAACACCGGCCACCGCCATCCGAAACTGATGAAGGCGATCGAGCAGCAGCTCGGCCGTTTCACCCATACCGCGTACCAGATCGTCCCCTACGAAAGCTATGTCGAGCTCGCCGAGCGCATCAATGCGATCACGCCGGGCAATCATCCGAAAAAGACCGCACTGTTCTCGACCGGCGCCGAAGCCGTGGAAAACGCGATCAAGATCGCCCGCGCCGCCACCGGCCGCTCGGCGGTGATCGCCTTCACCGGCGGCTTCCATGGGCGCACCATGATGGGCATGGCGCTGACCGGCAAAGTGGTGCCGTACAAGGTCGGCTTCGGCCCGTTCCCGGGCGAGGTGTATCACGCGCCGTTCCCGATCGAGATGCAGGGCGTCAGCACCGAGGACTCGTTGGCAGCCTTGCAATACCTGTTCAAGGCCGACGTCGATCCCAAGCGTGTCGCCGCGATCATCCTCGAGCCGGTGCAGGGCGAGGGCGGGTTCTATGCGGCGCCGGTTGATTTCATGCGTGCGCTGCGCGAGCTGTGCAACCAGCACGGCATCCTGCTGATCGCCGACGAGGTGCAGACCGGCTTTGCCCGCACCGGCAAGCTGTTCGCGATGGAGCATTACGGCGTGGTGCCGGACCTGATGACGATGGCCAAGAGCCTGGCGGGCGGCATGCCGCTGTCGGCCGTGTGCGGCCGCGCCGAGATCATGGACGCGCCGGCTCCCGGCGGACTGGGCGGCACCTACGCCGGCAATCCGCTGGCGGTGGCATCCGCGCTCGCGGTGCTGGAGGTGATCGAGGAAGAAAAGCTGGTCGAGCGCGCCGAGCGCCTTGGCATGCAGTTAAAGGAAAAGCTCCATTCGCTGCGCAAGAAGGTGCCGCAGATCGCTGACGTGCGTGGACTGGGTGCGATGGTCGCAGTCGAGTTCAAGAAGCCCGGAACCGGCGAGGCCGATGCGGATTTCGCTAAAAAAGTGCAAACATGCGCACTGCAGAAAGGTTTACTACTCCTGATCTGCGGCGTATATAGCAATGTAATCCGCTTTTTGTTTCCGCTCACCATCGGCGACGATGTGATGGACGAAGCGCTGGGCATCCTGGAAGCGGCATTGCTTGAGGCTTGA